In one window of Clupea harengus chromosome 4, Ch_v2.0.2, whole genome shotgun sequence DNA:
- the LOC105902194 gene encoding leiomodin-1, with amino-acid sequence MSSGEEDLDCLLATLSPEEMEELEKELTVIDPDPSVPVGLRQRNQTDKQPTRGYDREAMLFYCERETKKLIRRERSVEGELKSENKAERLRGMGRSRERSFSRSSSAEEQEEQKEQEAQEESAPPAQDRLTESAGDTADWKERHLEDSSNTASCKRLRRTESREKTIEESKEGEGKREATKSKVEEKRERKREVEKGEERKREVERGEESIERSEAISRRLNRKESREERREEKTEERREERRDEKTEERRDEKTEERRERSERRPSKLNSKESEEANHNTLGVPPSRPAREEGEEEEEEEEEGSDEEKECEEEEEESEETSMFDGLLEKVRSNDPELTELNVNNSEAIRTDTLLQMAEALRGNTHVRSFSLANTRADDHVAFAVATTLRSNATLVSLNLDSNQLTGRGILALVRALAENASLTELRFHNQRHICGGQSEMEMTRLLKDNATLLKLGYHFELAGPRMTMTNILSRNMDRQRQRRQEQRQAQARAQQGPQNPQDPQSPAQNQRNAQNLQKQPAQKNEPAGNAMPSRQNFLTQREQRAQLAAQNQVQKPQVQKPPACSKASGAVDAFRQKFSQQPNHTKKPGAASAGALRSPSNTHTHHSTKPPPAPTHTPTPPPPSPALDVQALRRSLTPVSQRRTGNRTGERGTERSSRDQLLASIRNNNNTRALKKVDVPKLLQ; translated from the exons ATGTCCAGTGGCGAGGAGGACCTAGACTGCCTGCTCGCGACCCTGTCTccggaggagatggaggagctggagaaagaGCTCACCGTCATCGACCCGGACCCCAGCGTGCCCGTGGGGCTGCGGCAGCGGAACCAGACGGATAAGCAGCCCACGCGGGGCTACGACAGAGAGGCGATGCTGTTCTATTGCGAGCGGGAGACCAAGAAGCTCATTCGGAGAGAGCGGTCCGTGGAG GGGGAGCTGAAGAGCGAGAATAAGGCGGAGCGTCTGCGTGGGATGGGGCGGAGCCGGGAGAGGAGTTTCTCACGTAGCAGCAGTgcggaggagcaggaggagcagaaggagcaggaggCGCAGGAGGAGAGTGCCCCTCCAGCCCAGGACAGACTGACTGAGAGCGCGGGGGACACGGCTGACTGGAAAGAGCGCCACCTGGAGGACAGCAGCAACACTGCATCCTGTAAGAGACtcaggaggacagagagcagagagaaaaccATAGAGGAGAgcaaggagggg gagggaaaaagagaagctACAAAGAGTAAggtagaggagaagagggagagaaagagagaggtggagaagggagaggagagaaagagagaggtggagaggggagaggagagcataGAGAGATCAGAGGCCATCTCACGCAGGCTGAATaggaaggagagcagagaggagaggagagaggagaagacagaggagaggagagaggagaggagagacgagaagacagaggagaggagagacgagaagacagaggagaggagagagagatcagagaggagGCCTAGCAAGCTGAACAGTAAGGAGAGCGAGGAGGCCAACCACAACACTCTGGGCGTCCCACCCAGCAGACCagccagagaggagggggaggaagaggaggaggaggaggaggagggcagtgatgaggagaaggagtgtgaagaggaggaggaggagagcgaagAGACATCCATGTTTGACGGACTGCTGGAGAAGGTCCGTAGCAACGACCCCGAGCTGACGGAGCTGAACGTCAACAACTCGGAGGCGATCCGCACGGACACCCTGCTGCAGATGGCCGAGGCGCTGCgggggaacacacacgtgcgctcCTTCAGCCTGGCCAACACGCGCGCCGACGACCACGTGGCCTTCGCCGTGGCAACCACGCTCCGCTCCAACGCCACCCTGGTCAGCCTCAACCTGGACTCCAACCAGCTGACGGGGCGCGGCATCCTGGCCCTAGTGAGGGCTCTGGCGGAGAACGCCTCGCTGACGGAGCTGCGCTTCCACAACCAGCGGCACATCTGCGGGGGCCAGTCCGAGATGGAGATGACCCGGCTGCTGAAGGACAACGCCACTCTGCTCAAGCTGGGCTACCACTTTGAGCTGGCCGGCCCGCGCATGACCATGACCAACATCCTCAGCCGCAACATGGaccggcagcggcagcggcgcCAGGAGCAGAGGCAGGCGCAGGCCCGGGCCCAGCAGGGCCCGCAGAACCCGCAGGACCCGCAGAGCCCAGCGCAGAACCAAAGGAACGCGCAGAACCTGCAAAAACAGCCTGCACAGAAGAACGAGCCAGCCGGGAATGCCATGCCGTCCCGGCAGAACTTCCTGACCCAGCGAGAGCAGAGAGCTCAGCTGGCCGCCCAGAACCAGGTCCAGAAGCCCCAGGTCCAGAAGCCCCCGGCGTGCAGTAAGGCGTCTGGCGCGGTGGACGCGTTCAGGCAGAAGTTCTCCCAGCAGCCCAATCACACGAAGAAGCCCGGCGCCGCCTCAGCAGGAGCACTCCGCTcgccctcaaacacacacacacaccactccaccaaGCCCCCGccagctcccacacacacccccacg ccccctcccccttccccggCGCTGGATGTGCAGGCGCTGCGGCGTTCCCTCACTCCGGTGTCCCAGAGGAGGACGGGGAACCGGACAGGAGAACGTGGAACCGAGAGGAGCTCTAGAGATCAGCTTCTGGCCTCCAtacgcaacaacaacaacaccagggCCCTCAAGAag GTCGACGTGCCCAAGTTGCTTCAGTGA